One region of Chlorobiota bacterium genomic DNA includes:
- a CDS encoding ester cyclase, translating into MRSIVGTMFLLLSCNQQPMVDTMNNAQTSTQQNIDHNKELARRWILEGWNKNRNKEIVADIFASDWTDGNPTFADQPTGIEGAMYYVNAYRHVFPDIQFTITHIIAQEDYVCFRFLAEATHKGELMGIPATNKRVKISGIVIHRIEHGKFAESWNEIDLLGVKEQLLAE; encoded by the coding sequence ATGCGTAGTATTGTGGGGACAATGTTCCTGTTACTCTCATGCAACCAACAACCGATGGTGGACACCATGAACAACGCTCAAACCAGCACACAACAGAACATTGACCACAACAAAGAACTTGCCCGCAGGTGGATTCTGGAAGGATGGAACAAAAATCGGAACAAGGAGATTGTTGCCGACATTTTTGCAAGCGACTGGACCGATGGGAACCCGACATTTGCCGATCAGCCCACGGGGATTGAGGGAGCCATGTATTACGTCAACGCCTACCGACATGTATTCCCCGATATTCAATTCACCATCACCCATATTATCGCCCAAGAAGACTACGTCTGCTTCCGTTTCCTTGCCGAAGCAACTCACAAAGGAGAGTTGATGGGAATACCCGCAACGAACAAGCGCGTAAAAATTTCAGGGATCGTAATTCACCGCATTGAACATGGAAAGTTTGCCGAATCATGGAACGAGATTGACCTGCTTGGAGTGAAAGAGCAATTATTGGCAGAGTGA
- a CDS encoding sodium-translocating pyrophosphatase — MTAFSAMPLLAQEHKPGGEANLQLPALDAVTFMGVDGHTLLMGGLLVSVLGLLFGLSIFSQVRNLPVHKAMLEVSELIYETCKTYLVTQGKFIMILWVFIGAIIAVYFGALLHFPIERVFIILLFSLIGIGGSYSVAWFGIRMNTFANSRTAFASLGGKPFPTYAIPLKAGMSIGMLLISVELLLMLGILLFVPGEYAGSCFIGFAIGESLGAAALRIAGGIFTKIADIGSDLMKIVFKIKEDDARNPGVIADCTGDNAGDSVGPSADGFETYGVTGVALISFILLAVKDPTIQVQLLVWIFVMRIVMVIASALSYFLNEAAAKAKYRNADKMNFEKPLTNLVWLTSIVSVVLTYIVSYFVIPDLGGNTSLWWQLSTVITCGTLAGAIIPELVKVFTSTESRHVHEVVTSSKEGGASLNILSGLVAGNFSSYWLGIAVIFLMGIAYWVSMSIPAVSPANPAAGGMMLAPAVFAFGLVAFGFLGMGPVTIAVDSYGPVTDNAQSVFELSVIETMPNINAEIKRDFGFDPNFEKAKEYLEENDGAGNTFKATAKPVLIGTAVVGATTMIFSIIVALTGGLTTGLENLSLLHPPFFLGLIAGGAMIYWFTGASMQAVTTGAYRAVEFIKQNIRLEGVEKASVEDSKKVVEICTQYAQKGMFNIFLGVFFGTLAFAFFEPYFFIGYLVSTALFGLFQAIFMANAGGAWDNAKKVVETELKAKGTPLHDATVVGDTVGDPFKDTSSVALNPVIKFATLFGLLAVELAVSMSANSANTVKYLAAVFFVISAFFVWKSFYGMRIQTQNT; from the coding sequence ATGACGGCATTTTCGGCAATGCCACTGCTGGCGCAAGAACACAAGCCAGGTGGCGAAGCTAACCTTCAACTCCCCGCCCTGGATGCCGTGACGTTCATGGGCGTTGATGGCCACACCCTTCTGATGGGGGGATTGCTGGTCAGCGTGCTCGGCTTGCTGTTTGGCCTTTCCATCTTCTCGCAGGTTCGGAATCTTCCGGTCCACAAGGCGATGCTAGAGGTCTCCGAGCTGATCTACGAAACCTGCAAAACCTACCTGGTAACGCAGGGGAAGTTCATCATGATCTTGTGGGTGTTTATCGGGGCAATCATTGCCGTGTATTTCGGCGCGCTGCTCCACTTCCCCATCGAGCGGGTGTTTATCATCCTGCTGTTTAGCCTTATCGGCATTGGCGGAAGCTACTCGGTGGCGTGGTTCGGCATCCGCATGAACACGTTCGCCAACTCCCGCACGGCCTTCGCCAGCTTGGGTGGGAAACCGTTCCCAACCTACGCGATCCCGCTGAAAGCCGGAATGAGCATCGGCATGCTTCTGATCTCGGTGGAGCTTCTGCTGATGTTGGGAATCTTGCTGTTTGTCCCGGGTGAGTATGCTGGGTCCTGCTTCATCGGCTTCGCCATTGGCGAGTCGCTTGGCGCGGCGGCGTTGCGTATTGCCGGCGGTATCTTCACCAAAATTGCCGACATCGGTTCGGACTTGATGAAGATCGTCTTCAAAATCAAAGAGGACGATGCCCGTAACCCAGGCGTGATTGCCGACTGCACCGGCGACAACGCTGGCGACTCGGTCGGCCCGTCGGCCGACGGATTTGAGACGTACGGCGTGACCGGCGTTGCCTTGATCTCCTTCATCCTGCTTGCGGTGAAGGACCCCACAATCCAGGTCCAATTGCTTGTCTGGATCTTCGTGATGCGTATCGTGATGGTGATTGCTTCGGCACTGAGCTACTTCCTGAACGAAGCCGCCGCAAAAGCCAAATACCGCAACGCCGATAAGATGAATTTCGAGAAGCCGCTCACCAACCTGGTGTGGCTTACCTCCATCGTCTCGGTGGTGCTTACCTACATCGTTTCCTACTTCGTGATCCCCGACCTGGGGGGCAACACTTCGCTCTGGTGGCAGCTTTCCACGGTTATCACCTGCGGAACGCTTGCTGGCGCGATTATCCCGGAGTTGGTGAAAGTCTTCACCAGCACGGAGTCGCGCCACGTCCATGAGGTCGTCACCTCCAGCAAGGAAGGTGGGGCATCGTTGAACATCCTTTCCGGCTTGGTTGCTGGCAACTTCAGCAGCTACTGGTTGGGAATCGCCGTGATCTTCCTGATGGGCATTGCCTACTGGGTAAGCATGAGCATCCCGGCAGTAAGCCCGGCCAATCCCGCCGCTGGCGGAATGATGTTGGCCCCGGCGGTGTTCGCCTTCGGTTTGGTGGCGTTCGGATTCTTGGGCATGGGCCCGGTGACGATTGCCGTGGACAGCTACGGACCCGTTACCGACAACGCCCAATCGGTGTTTGAGCTTTCGGTGATTGAAACGATGCCGAATATCAATGCCGAAATCAAGCGCGACTTCGGGTTCGATCCGAACTTCGAGAAAGCAAAGGAGTACTTGGAAGAAAACGACGGCGCGGGGAACACCTTCAAAGCAACGGCCAAGCCGGTGCTGATTGGAACCGCTGTTGTGGGGGCAACCACCATGATCTTCTCGATTATCGTGGCCCTGACCGGTGGCTTGACCACTGGGCTGGAAAACCTCTCCCTCCTCCATCCTCCCTTCTTCCTGGGCTTGATTGCCGGCGGCGCAATGATCTACTGGTTCACCGGAGCCTCGATGCAAGCAGTTACCACCGGCGCGTATCGTGCGGTGGAGTTCATCAAGCAGAACATCCGCCTTGAAGGGGTGGAGAAGGCATCGGTTGAGGATTCCAAGAAAGTGGTGGAAATCTGCACGCAGTACGCACAGAAAGGGATGTTCAACATCTTCCTGGGCGTGTTCTTCGGCACGTTGGCGTTTGCGTTCTTCGAGCCATACTTCTTTATCGGCTACTTGGTTTCCACGGCGTTGTTCGGCCTGTTCCAAGCCATTTTCATGGCGAACGCCGGCGGCGCATGGGACAACGCCAAGAAGGTGGTGGAAACCGAGCTGAAAGCCAAAGGAACGCCACTGCACGACGCAACCGTTGTTGGCGACACCGTTGGCGATCCGTTCAAGGATACTTCGTCGGTGGCGTTGAACCCGGTTATCAAGTTCGCGACGCTGTTCGGATTGTTGGCGGTGGAGCTTGCCGTAAGCATGTCGGCCAACAGCGCAAACACGGTGAAATATCTGGCGGCGGTCTTCTTCGTCATCAGCGCGTTCTTCGTTTGGAAGAGCTTCTACGGAATGCGGATCCAAACGCAAAACACCTAA
- a CDS encoding methionine adenosyltransferase — protein MSYLFTSESVSEGHPDKVSDQISDGILDAILKEDPAARVACETFVTTGLVVIGGEITTTTYVDFAEVARKVIREIGYTRPELRFDADSCGVLNAVHAQSPDIASGVNPGGAGDQGMMFGYATDETPELMPMPLMFAHRIVQQLAKVRKMKNSPMPYLRPDSKSQVTIEYDEQNRPVRVDTIVVSTQHDKFKSKKEMQARIKADLIEHVLPKAIPAGMLNAAVKYHINPTGVFEIGGPHGDTGLTGRKIIVDTYGGKAPHGGGAFSGKDPTKVDRSAAYAARHIAKNIVAAGLAKECTIQVAYAIGVAKPVSLRVDTHGTGQIGDAALAAIVQKNVDMTPQGIIERLQLRRPIYRDTAAYGHFGRKGDGFTWEKLDLVETLKNGVK, from the coding sequence ATGTCCTATCTCTTCACATCCGAGTCGGTCAGCGAGGGGCATCCCGACAAAGTCTCCGACCAAATTTCCGACGGCATCCTTGATGCAATCCTGAAAGAAGACCCGGCCGCCCGCGTGGCGTGCGAAACGTTCGTCACCACCGGCTTGGTGGTGATCGGGGGGGAGATCACCACCACCACCTACGTGGATTTTGCCGAGGTGGCGCGGAAGGTCATCCGCGAGATTGGCTACACCCGCCCCGAACTGCGGTTCGATGCCGATTCCTGCGGGGTGCTGAACGCGGTGCACGCCCAATCGCCCGACATTGCCAGCGGGGTGAATCCCGGCGGGGCCGGCGACCAGGGGATGATGTTCGGCTACGCCACCGACGAAACCCCGGAGCTTATGCCAATGCCGCTGATGTTCGCCCACCGAATTGTTCAGCAGCTTGCAAAGGTCCGCAAGATGAAGAACAGCCCCATGCCCTACCTTCGCCCCGACAGCAAAAGCCAAGTCACCATCGAGTACGACGAGCAAAACCGTCCGGTCCGCGTTGACACGATTGTTGTCTCCACCCAGCACGACAAGTTCAAAAGCAAGAAGGAGATGCAGGCGCGGATCAAGGCCGACCTGATCGAGCACGTTCTTCCAAAAGCGATTCCTGCGGGGATGCTGAATGCTGCGGTGAAGTATCACATCAACCCAACCGGGGTGTTCGAGATTGGCGGCCCACACGGCGACACCGGCCTTACCGGGCGGAAGATCATCGTTGACACCTACGGCGGAAAAGCCCCGCACGGCGGCGGCGCGTTCAGCGGAAAGGACCCCACAAAGGTGGACCGCTCGGCAGCCTACGCCGCACGTCACATCGCCAAGAACATTGTGGCGGCTGGGTTAGCAAAGGAGTGCACCATCCAGGTGGCGTATGCGATTGGCGTTGCCAAGCCCGTTTCGCTTCGGGTTGACACGCATGGCACCGGGCAGATCGGCGATGCTGCGCTGGCGGCAATCGTGCAGAAGAACGTTGATATGACCCCGCAAGGAATTATCGAGCGGTTGCAGCTGCGCCGCCCAATCTACCGCGACACCGCCGCCTACGGCCACTTCGGACGCAAGGGCGATGGATTCACGTGGGAGAAATTAGACCTTGTCGAGACGCTGAAAAACGGCGTGAAATAA
- a CDS encoding NTP transferase domain-containing protein: MRAIIPVAGVGSRLRPHTYTLPKVLLNVAGKPILGHILDRLIAEGISAASIVVGYLGEMVEEYVRKNYQLDVEFIEQPELLGLGHSIYLTRHTFTSEPLLIILGDTIFQVALGPVIAGQESSLGVKWVEDPRRFGVVETADGRITRLVEKPQNPATNLALVGLYYIANPALLSECLGQLVEGNPGKQGEYQLTDALQMMIDRGEPFTTFPVEGWYDCGKPETLLATNRHLLQQQSSVVALEGCIINPPVHIAPGAQVRNSIIGPFATVAEGAMVSNAMIENSIIGENATVEGVALADSIIGPEAEVKGEPRRVNIGASSELNLG, encoded by the coding sequence ATGCGTGCGATTATTCCCGTAGCTGGCGTTGGTAGCCGCCTTCGTCCACACACCTATACGCTCCCGAAAGTCCTGCTGAACGTTGCCGGGAAGCCAATCCTTGGCCATATCCTTGACCGGCTTATTGCCGAAGGGATCAGCGCCGCCTCCATTGTTGTTGGATACTTGGGGGAGATGGTGGAGGAGTATGTTCGGAAGAACTATCAGCTTGATGTTGAATTCATTGAGCAGCCGGAGCTGTTGGGGCTTGGGCACTCCATCTATTTAACGCGCCATACCTTCACCAGCGAACCGCTGCTGATTATCCTGGGCGACACAATCTTCCAGGTTGCGCTTGGTCCCGTGATTGCGGGGCAGGAATCGTCGCTTGGGGTGAAATGGGTGGAGGATCCGCGCCGGTTCGGCGTGGTGGAAACCGCCGACGGGCGGATAACACGGCTGGTGGAGAAACCCCAGAACCCGGCAACCAACCTTGCCCTTGTTGGGCTTTACTACATCGCCAACCCTGCGCTCCTTTCCGAATGCTTGGGCCAGCTTGTGGAGGGGAACCCCGGCAAGCAAGGGGAGTATCAGCTGACCGACGCTTTGCAGATGATGATTGACCGTGGCGAACCGTTCACCACATTCCCGGTGGAGGGTTGGTACGACTGCGGCAAGCCGGAGACTTTGCTGGCAACCAACCGGCACTTGCTGCAACAGCAATCAAGCGTGGTGGCGTTGGAGGGGTGCATCATCAACCCACCGGTGCATATCGCCCCGGGGGCGCAGGTGCGCAACTCCATCATCGGGCCGTTTGCCACCGTTGCCGAAGGGGCAATGGTGAGCAACGCAATGATTGAAAATTCCATTATTGGGGAGAACGCAACAGTGGAGGGGGTGGCGCTGGCCGATTCCATTATCGGGCCGGAAGCAGAGGTGAAAGGGGAGCCGCGCCGGGTGAACATCGGCGCAAGCTCCGAACTGAATCTTGGCTAA
- a CDS encoding DinB family protein, giving the protein MIEQLIETWQINNRINRYLLEAIPAEALPDKAGGKGRSVGEQFAHLHKTRLMWLKVAAPELLASQPTLEEEASGNPAALAEALEASAHAISEMVRTALELGKNVKGFKPHPTAFIGYLIAHESHHRGQIALTLKTNGHPLDKKTSYGMWEWGVR; this is encoded by the coding sequence ATGATTGAACAACTGATCGAAACGTGGCAGATCAACAACCGGATCAACCGCTATCTGCTGGAAGCAATCCCCGCCGAAGCCCTGCCGGACAAAGCCGGTGGGAAGGGAAGAAGCGTGGGTGAGCAGTTCGCGCATCTCCATAAAACCCGCCTGATGTGGCTGAAGGTGGCCGCGCCGGAACTGCTGGCCAGCCAGCCAACCCTTGAAGAGGAGGCATCCGGGAACCCGGCGGCACTTGCCGAAGCCCTTGAAGCCTCGGCCCACGCAATCTCCGAAATGGTCCGCACGGCGTTGGAGTTGGGGAAGAATGTGAAGGGGTTCAAGCCGCATCCAACCGCATTTATCGGCTATCTGATTGCCCACGAATCGCACCATCGCGGGCAAATCGCCCTTACCCTGAAAACCAACGGCCACCCGCTGGATAAAAAAACTTCCTACGGGATGTGGGAGTGGGGCGTGCGGTAA
- the ahcY gene encoding adenosylhomocysteinase, with the protein MDHKEGMYKVRDLALADEGRKLIEWAESRMPVMMALRAKYAETQPLKGYRIAGCLHVTKETAVLVRTLAAAGAEVSWSGCNPLSTHDAVAAALADEGIKIYAWHGLSVEDFYWCIDQTLLINPNLTLDDGADLIFTVHNKYPDMVPTIIGGTEETTTGVHRLRAMADDGALKYPVIAVNDAETKWDFDNVYGTGQSTLDGIIRATSVMLAGKNFVVAGYGHCGKGVALRAKGMGANVIVTEVKPTAALKATLEGMRVMEMDEAAKIGDVFVTATGIKDVIVKRHFESMKDGAIVCNTGHYDCEINITDLESIANGKREIRNSNEEYVTNDGRRIYLLAQGRLVNLAAAEGHPSEVMDMSFANQFMSQIRLAEMHKNGEQWENKVYDIPAEQDQEIARLKLGTMSIGLDELTPEQIEYMDNYAAGT; encoded by the coding sequence ATGGATCACAAGGAAGGAATGTACAAGGTTCGCGACCTGGCACTTGCCGACGAAGGGCGCAAACTGATTGAATGGGCCGAAAGCCGGATGCCGGTGATGATGGCCTTGCGCGCAAAGTACGCCGAAACGCAACCGCTGAAGGGATACCGCATTGCCGGCTGCCTGCACGTCACCAAGGAGACGGCGGTGCTGGTCCGGACGCTGGCCGCTGCCGGTGCCGAGGTCTCATGGTCCGGCTGCAACCCCCTTTCCACCCACGATGCGGTGGCCGCCGCGCTTGCCGATGAAGGGATCAAAATCTACGCTTGGCACGGCCTTAGCGTCGAGGATTTCTACTGGTGCATTGACCAGACGCTTCTCATCAACCCGAACCTGACACTGGACGACGGGGCGGACCTGATCTTCACGGTCCACAACAAATATCCCGACATGGTTCCGACGATTATTGGGGGAACCGAGGAGACCACCACCGGCGTTCACCGCCTGCGTGCAATGGCCGACGACGGCGCGTTGAAGTACCCGGTGATTGCCGTCAACGATGCCGAAACCAAGTGGGATTTCGACAATGTTTACGGGACCGGACAATCAACTCTGGATGGCATCATCCGCGCAACATCGGTGATGCTGGCCGGGAAGAACTTTGTGGTGGCGGGCTACGGCCACTGCGGAAAAGGGGTGGCGCTTCGTGCAAAGGGGATGGGGGCAAACGTCATCGTCACCGAGGTGAAGCCGACCGCCGCCTTGAAGGCAACATTGGAAGGAATGCGGGTGATGGAAATGGACGAGGCCGCCAAAATTGGCGACGTGTTCGTCACCGCAACGGGGATCAAGGACGTGATCGTCAAACGCCATTTCGAGTCCATGAAAGATGGCGCGATCGTCTGCAACACCGGCCACTACGATTGCGAGATCAACATCACCGACCTTGAATCCATTGCCAACGGCAAACGGGAAATCCGCAACAGCAACGAGGAGTACGTCACCAACGATGGCCGCCGTATCTACCTGCTGGCGCAAGGCCGTTTGGTGAACCTTGCCGCCGCCGAAGGGCATCCGTCCGAGGTGATGGATATGTCATTCGCCAACCAGTTCATGTCGCAAATCCGCCTTGCCGAGATGCACAAAAACGGCGAGCAGTGGGAGAACAAAGTTTACGACATCCCCGCCGAGCAGGATCAAGAGATTGCACGGTTGAAGCTGGGAACCATGAGCATCGGCCTGGACGAGCTTACGCCGGAGCAGATCGAGTACATGGACAACTACGCCGCCGGAACCTAA
- a CDS encoding NAD(+) synthase, which yields MLPFNSIYRHGFVRAAVCVPRLRVADPVFNVQQMLPLAQQAADSGARLVLFPELGISAYSNDDLFQQDALLDAVLAQLGTIVAASQTLAPVLMVGAPLRMEGRLFNCAVAIHNGAILAVYPKSYLPNYREFYEKRQFSAARDSLFTEATPLGQRVPFGTDILLNATNVPNLLLHAELCEDVWSPTPPSTLAALAGGTVLCNLSASNITIGKGAYRHGLCAAQSGKCVAAYLYTAAGLGESTTDLAWDGHAMVYENGELLAESERFASTPQVILADIDLERLAQDRMRLTSFGDAVHDNQERLRKFRRVDFELAMPDHEVPLRRGVERFPYVPNNAAERDERCFETYNIQVHGLQQRLASSGINKLVIGVSGGLDSTHALIVAARTMDRLGLPRTNILAFTMPGFATSDHTYNNAWALMRSLGVTASELDIRPSSLQMLRDIGHPFVDGQPVYDVTFENVQAGERTSHLFRLANFHNALVLGTGDLSELALGWCTYGVGDHMSHYNVNASLPKTLIQYLIRWVANTNQFGAETSGVLRSILDTEISPELIPASAADAGRPTQSTQQVVGPYELQDFNLYFITRYGFRPSKVAFLSSHAWGNAERGSWPDDLPVEKRNQYDLPAIQKWLEVFLFRFFKISQFKRSCVPNGPKVGSGGSLSPRGDWRAPSDSQAEVWLQELRDALPPAG from the coding sequence ATGCTTCCTTTCAACTCCATCTATCGCCACGGCTTTGTTCGGGCCGCGGTCTGCGTGCCCCGGTTGCGCGTTGCCGATCCCGTTTTTAACGTGCAGCAGATGCTGCCGCTTGCGCAACAAGCAGCCGACAGCGGTGCCAGGCTGGTGCTGTTCCCCGAGCTTGGAATCAGTGCCTACAGCAACGACGACCTGTTCCAGCAAGACGCGCTGCTTGATGCGGTGCTGGCACAGTTGGGGACGATTGTTGCCGCCAGCCAAACCCTTGCCCCGGTCCTGATGGTTGGCGCGCCGCTGCGGATGGAAGGGCGGTTGTTCAACTGCGCGGTGGCCATTCACAACGGTGCAATCCTTGCCGTTTATCCAAAATCGTACCTGCCGAACTACCGGGAGTTTTACGAGAAGCGCCAGTTTTCTGCCGCGCGGGATTCGCTGTTTACGGAAGCCACACCGCTTGGCCAGCGCGTTCCGTTCGGGACGGATATTCTGCTGAACGCGACCAACGTCCCCAACCTTCTGCTCCATGCCGAACTGTGCGAAGACGTCTGGTCCCCCACCCCGCCCAGCACCCTTGCCGCGCTGGCCGGGGGGACGGTCCTCTGCAATCTTTCGGCCAGCAATATCACGATTGGGAAAGGGGCATACCGGCACGGGTTGTGCGCGGCGCAATCGGGGAAGTGTGTGGCGGCATATTTGTACACCGCTGCGGGGCTTGGGGAATCCACCACGGACCTTGCTTGGGATGGCCATGCGATGGTGTATGAGAACGGCGAGCTGCTGGCGGAATCGGAACGGTTTGCCAGCACCCCGCAGGTGATCCTTGCCGACATTGATCTTGAGCGATTGGCCCAGGACCGAATGCGGCTTACCAGCTTTGGCGATGCCGTTCACGATAACCAAGAGCGGTTGCGGAAGTTCCGGCGGGTTGATTTTGAGCTTGCCATGCCAGACCATGAGGTCCCGCTTCGGCGCGGAGTGGAGCGTTTCCCCTACGTCCCGAACAACGCTGCCGAACGGGACGAACGCTGCTTCGAGACGTACAACATCCAAGTCCACGGGCTGCAGCAGCGGTTGGCTTCCTCGGGAATCAACAAGCTGGTGATTGGGGTTTCGGGGGGATTGGACTCCACCCACGCCCTGATTGTGGCGGCCCGAACAATGGACCGCTTGGGCCTTCCGCGAACAAACATCCTGGCGTTTACCATGCCCGGCTTTGCCACCAGCGACCACACCTACAACAACGCCTGGGCCTTGATGCGCTCGCTGGGGGTGACGGCATCGGAGCTTGACATCCGCCCCTCCTCCCTGCAAATGCTCCGCGACATCGGCCACCCGTTTGTTGATGGCCAGCCGGTGTATGATGTCACGTTCGAGAATGTGCAGGCCGGGGAGCGGACCTCGCACCTGTTCCGGCTTGCGAACTTCCACAACGCGCTGGTGCTGGGGACCGGCGATTTGTCGGAGCTGGCATTGGGGTGGTGCACCTACGGCGTGGGGGATCACATGTCCCACTACAACGTCAACGCTTCGCTGCCGAAGACGCTTATCCAATATCTGATCCGCTGGGTTGCCAACACCAACCAGTTCGGTGCGGAGACCAGCGGGGTGCTTCGCTCCATTCTCGACACGGAGATTTCGCCGGAACTTATCCCCGCTTCCGCAGCCGATGCCGGGCGTCCAACCCAAAGCACCCAGCAGGTGGTTGGCCCATACGAGCTTCAAGATTTCAACCTCTATTTCATCACCCGCTACGGCTTCCGGCCAAGCAAGGTGGCGTTTTTAAGCAGCCATGCTTGGGGCAATGCCGAACGCGGTTCCTGGCCGGACGATCTGCCGGTGGAGAAGCGAAACCAGTACGACCTTCCCGCAATTCAGAAATGGCTTGAGGTCTTTCTGTTCCGCTTCTTCAAGATCAGCCAGTTCAAACGCTCCTGCGTGCCGAATGGCCCCAAAGTTGGCAGCGGCGGATCGCTTTCCCCGCGCGGCGACTGGCGCGCACCCAGCGACAGCCAGGCCGAGGTCTGGCTGCAAGAATTGCGCGATGCCCTGCCGCCCGCCGGATGA
- a CDS encoding FAD-dependent oxidoreductase has product MNAQQPKQHLVILGAGFGAISIVKRIDLRHHRITIISPRNHFLFTPLLPSTTAGKIEFRSIIEPVRRTRKGIEFVQAEAIGLDTELRTLRCRTVDKTAEFSITYDQLVISVGAWNNTYGIPGVKEHAMFLKELTDARNIRERVTWCLERADVPGITPEERRRLLHFVVVGGGPTGVEFAAELGDLFDEELGRLYPHLKGQVTITLVEGGKSLLNSFDQGLRDYTARRFQNEGIEVRFQAKVKQVEAGRLILEDGTTIEAEVIVWSTGFAPAGFVQNLPFAKERTGRILTDEFLRIPSRAGVYAIGDCATPAAASLPQTAQVAMQQGKYLATALNRSARGKTVREFAFNNLGMLAYIGDNRALADIPKAKLRWRGIATYIFWRSAYITRLVSLKNKVLVLFDWFKAWVFGRDLSRF; this is encoded by the coding sequence ATGAACGCACAGCAACCGAAACAACACCTTGTGATTCTTGGAGCAGGGTTCGGCGCAATCAGCATTGTGAAACGGATTGACCTGCGCCACCACCGCATCACCATCATCAGCCCGCGCAACCACTTCCTGTTCACCCCCCTTCTCCCCAGCACCACCGCCGGAAAGATTGAGTTCCGAAGCATCATCGAGCCAGTGCGCCGCACCCGAAAAGGGATTGAGTTTGTGCAGGCCGAAGCAATCGGGCTTGACACCGAACTGCGCACCCTGCGCTGCCGCACCGTGGATAAAACCGCCGAATTCTCCATCACTTACGACCAACTGGTGATCTCCGTGGGGGCATGGAACAACACCTACGGAATCCCCGGGGTGAAAGAACACGCCATGTTCCTGAAGGAGCTTACCGATGCCCGCAACATCCGCGAGCGGGTGACCTGGTGCCTGGAACGTGCCGACGTTCCAGGCATCACCCCGGAAGAACGCCGCCGGCTGCTCCACTTTGTGGTGGTTGGCGGCGGACCCACGGGGGTGGAATTCGCCGCAGAGTTGGGCGACCTTTTTGATGAAGAGCTTGGCCGATTGTACCCGCATCTTAAAGGCCAGGTGACGATCACGTTGGTTGAGGGAGGGAAATCGCTGCTGAACTCCTTTGACCAAGGCCTGCGCGATTACACCGCACGACGCTTCCAAAACGAAGGGATTGAAGTCCGATTCCAGGCAAAAGTGAAGCAGGTGGAAGCCGGGCGATTGATCCTTGAAGACGGCACAACGATTGAGGCCGAGGTGATTGTCTGGTCCACGGGGTTTGCGCCGGCTGGGTTCGTGCAGAATCTGCCGTTCGCAAAGGAGCGCACGGGGCGGATTCTTACCGATGAATTTCTGCGCATCCCAAGCCGCGCGGGGGTGTATGCAATCGGCGATTGCGCCACGCCAGCGGCCGCGTCGCTTCCGCAAACCGCCCAAGTGGCGATGCAGCAAGGGAAATATCTTGCCACTGCGCTGAACCGTTCGGCGCGTGGGAAAACGGTGCGGGAATTTGCCTTCAACAACCTGGGAATGCTGGCCTACATTGGCGACAACCGTGCCCTTGCCGACATCCCCAAAGCCAAACTGCGGTGGCGCGGGATTGCAACGTACATCTTCTGGCGTTCGGCCTACATCACGCGCTTGGTCAGCCTAAAAAACAAAGTGCTGGTGCTGTTCGATTGGTTCAAAGCCTGGGTGTTCGGAAGGGATTTGAGCCGGTTTTAG